One stretch of Methermicoccus shengliensis DSM 18856 DNA includes these proteins:
- a CDS encoding 30S ribosomal protein S14, protein MVQTKRSFGRGAHECRRCGRKQGLVRKYGIYLCRQCFREIANKMEFEKY, encoded by the coding sequence TTGGTGCAGACGAAGAGGAGCTTTGGAAGAGGTGCTCACGAGTGCAGGCGATGTGGTAGAAAGCAAGGGCTCGTGAGAAAGTATGGCATCTACCTTTGCAGACAGTGCTTCAGGGAGATTGCCAACAAGATGGAGTTCGAGAAGTACTGA
- a CDS encoding 50S ribosomal protein L5, protein MRALVVDKVVVHMCVGESGQALVNGESILEQISGQKPVRSKAKKTLPSFGIKKREPIAARVTLRGKRAVDFLTHALDIVDRQIPGASFDENGNFSFGIEEHTDFPGMAYDPNIGIYGMDVTVCIARRGYRVARRRRQRARLGAHHRVTREEAMQFMRDAFGVEVV, encoded by the coding sequence ATGAGGGCGCTCGTGGTGGACAAGGTCGTGGTGCACATGTGTGTGGGCGAGAGTGGGCAGGCCCTTGTCAATGGAGAAAGCATCCTCGAGCAGATATCGGGCCAGAAGCCAGTGCGCTCCAAGGCAAAAAAGACATTGCCGAGCTTTGGCATAAAAAAGAGGGAGCCCATTGCTGCCAGAGTGACCTTAAGGGGCAAGCGGGCGGTGGACTTTCTCACACACGCTCTCGACATCGTGGACAGACAGATTCCAGGGGCGAGCTTTGACGAGAATGGGAACTTCTCCTTTGGCATAGAGGAGCACACAGACTTTCCGGGAATGGCATATGACCCTAACATAGGCATATATGGAATGGACGTCACGGTGTGCATCGCAAGGCGCGGATACAGGGTGGCCAGAAGAAGAAGGCAGAGGGCAAGGCTCGGTGCCCATCATAGGGTGACGAGGGAGGAGGCGATGCAGTTCATGAGGGACGCCTTCGGTGTGGAGGTGGTGTGA
- a CDS encoding DUF106 domain-containing protein, which yields MKKKRQQMYAGVAKGVDRGLIALGLFLMLGAVLLGTDFRDTVGSIVGGVLSPLTAMLPMDMVIFVLAVITGLYSSLIQKYTMDWTLMHRIQDKMRKFQREYMEAQKAGNKQKLAKLEQERAQMMAEQGQIMRQQFKPMMYITVVTLPIFYWLYLQVNAAPYTMVLPVLGERSLSQGIMGFLQYWIVWYVLCSLMISQVIRKAIDVGGR from the coding sequence ATGAAGAAAAAGAGACAGCAGATGTATGCTGGGGTGGCAAAGGGTGTGGACAGAGGCCTCATTGCCCTCGGCCTGTTTCTGATGCTCGGTGCAGTGCTGTTGGGCACAGACTTTCGAGACACTGTGGGCAGCATTGTGGGCGGAGTGCTCTCACCCCTCACGGCCATGCTGCCAATGGACATGGTGATTTTCGTGCTCGCTGTGATCACGGGTCTGTATTCCTCGCTCATACAGAAGTACACCATGGACTGGACCCTCATGCACAGGATACAGGACAAGATGCGGAAATTTCAGCGGGAGTACATGGAAGCTCAGAAGGCAGGAAACAAGCAGAAGCTTGCAAAGCTCGAGCAGGAGCGTGCCCAGATGATGGCAGAGCAGGGGCAGATCATGAGGCAGCAGTTCAAGCCCATGATGTACATCACAGTGGTCACCCTGCCCATATTCTACTGGTTATATCTTCAGGTGAATGCCGCCCCCTACACTATGGTTTTGCCCGTGCTGGGAGAGAGGTCGCTCTCTCAGGGCATTATGGGCTTTCTTCAGTACTGGATTGTGTGGTACGTGCTGTGCTCGCTCATGATAAGCCAGGTGATCAGAAAGGCGATAGATGTTGGAGGGAGGTAG
- a CDS encoding 30S ribosomal protein S4e encodes MSGHQKAVSAPRSWRLPRKAHKWVAKPMPGPHSKHTSITLLMVLRDVLGLVDNAREAKRVLNEGNVLVDGKVRREPKFPVGVFDVLSIPKLERRYRVLVDRHARLYLVEDMEQNLVKLYKVKNKRMLRGGRIQLNLHDGTNILVEDEGIRPGDSLVLSLPDKSIIEHVPFRKGTLGYVVEGKHAGELAKVKDIHVFKRPTKNTVTLEVRGEVVETVVDYVFALGREEPAISIPETLEEVA; translated from the coding sequence ATGAGTGGACATCAGAAGGCGGTCTCGGCACCCAGGAGCTGGAGGCTGCCGAGAAAGGCACACAAATGGGTAGCCAAGCCCATGCCCGGTCCCCACTCGAAGCACACCAGCATAACACTGCTCATGGTGCTCAGGGATGTGCTGGGTCTCGTGGACAACGCGAGGGAGGCAAAGAGGGTGCTTAACGAGGGCAACGTGCTCGTGGACGGTAAGGTCAGAAGAGAGCCCAAGTTCCCGGTGGGGGTGTTCGATGTGCTCTCCATCCCCAAGCTCGAGAGGCGCTATCGTGTGCTGGTGGACAGGCACGCTCGCCTTTACCTCGTGGAGGACATGGAGCAAAACCTCGTAAAGCTGTACAAGGTTAAGAATAAGAGGATGCTCAGAGGTGGCAGGATTCAGCTCAACCTCCATGATGGTACCAACATCCTCGTGGAGGACGAGGGCATCAGGCCAGGAGACTCTCTCGTGCTGAGCCTTCCAGACAAGAGTATCATCGAGCATGTTCCGTTCAGGAAGGGCACCCTCGGATACGTTGTGGAGGGTAAGCACGCTGGCGAACTCGCCAAGGTGAAGGACATCCACGTGTTCAAGCGCCCCACCAAGAACACCGTGACTCTCGAGGTGCGTGGTGAGGTTGTGGAGACTGTGGTGGACTACGTGTTTGCTCTGGGCAGGGAGGAGCCAGCCATAAGCATTCCAGAGACGTTAGAGGAGGTGGCGTGA
- a CDS encoding 30S ribosomal protein S8, protein MSLNDPLADALSAIKNAEAVGKLSCTLKPASKLIGSVLRVMREYGYIEEFEFIDDGKAGEFHVKLRGKINTCGVIKPRFSVRLTEFEKWEARFLPARGFGVLILTTPKGVLSHYEAREMGTGGQLLAYVY, encoded by the coding sequence ATGTCTCTCAATGATCCGCTGGCAGATGCCCTTTCTGCCATAAAGAATGCCGAGGCTGTTGGAAAACTCTCATGCACGCTCAAGCCCGCGTCCAAACTGATTGGCAGCGTGCTCAGGGTGATGAGGGAGTACGGATACATCGAGGAGTTCGAGTTCATAGATGATGGCAAAGCCGGAGAGTTTCATGTCAAGCTCAGGGGCAAGATAAACACGTGTGGTGTCATCAAGCCCAGGTTTTCTGTGAGGCTCACCGAGTTTGAGAAGTGGGAGGCAAGGTTTCTGCCAGCAAGGGGGTTTGGAGTGCTGATACTAACCACCCCCAAGGGCGTGCTCTCGCATTACGAGGCACGAGAGATGGGGACAGGAGGTCAGCTGCTGGCATACGTGTACTGA
- the secY gene encoding preprotein translocase subunit SecY produces MDEQTKLRLVEIFSKLPAVRRPEGHVHFKQKMYWTAGILILYFVLANIPLFGLSPQSIDLFESYRAFFAGASGTIILLGIGPIVTGSIVLQLLVGAGVLKLDLSQPLDQAVFQGLQKALVILMIVVEGLPQVLAGYIAPDPALASTLGISLGTLSMILFIQIFIGALLILYMDEVVSKWGIGSGVGLFIVAGVSQGIITGLLNWQMVEGLPAGLIPRWIYLLQHDFGEFVANSTLIEVLVTTHLLALISTVAIFLFVVFAESTRIEIPLAHAAVRGARGRFPVKLIYASVLPMILVRALQANIQLFGTVLSSRGINVLGEYVLTPGGGSYPVPGSIMYYLNPIHGPSDWIPSLVVHNETVGQIALRLGVDAFLLVVGGIIFSIFWVETTGMGAKNVAQNIHMSGMQIPGYRRSIGSIERVMRRYIPKVTVLGGATIGVLTLGASMLGTLGGVGGTGLLLTVSIVYRLYEDIASEQMMEMHPMLRQFFGREK; encoded by the coding sequence TTGGATGAGCAGACCAAGCTGCGGCTCGTGGAGATATTCAGCAAGCTGCCAGCTGTCAGGCGTCCCGAGGGACACGTGCATTTCAAGCAGAAGATGTACTGGACGGCGGGCATTCTCATCCTCTATTTCGTGCTCGCCAACATCCCCCTGTTTGGCCTCTCACCACAGTCAATAGACCTGTTCGAGAGCTACAGGGCGTTCTTTGCAGGAGCCTCGGGCACCATCATACTGCTCGGAATTGGGCCAATCGTCACGGGCTCCATCGTGCTTCAGCTGCTTGTGGGCGCGGGCGTGCTCAAGCTGGACCTGAGTCAGCCTCTCGATCAAGCCGTGTTTCAGGGGCTTCAGAAGGCGCTCGTAATACTGATGATAGTGGTAGAGGGTCTGCCACAGGTGCTGGCTGGGTACATCGCTCCGGACCCTGCCCTTGCGAGCACGCTCGGCATCTCGCTGGGCACGCTCTCCATGATTCTGTTCATCCAGATATTCATAGGGGCACTGCTCATTCTCTACATGGATGAGGTGGTGTCCAAGTGGGGTATAGGCTCTGGCGTGGGTCTGTTCATCGTGGCTGGCGTCTCTCAGGGCATCATTACGGGACTGCTCAACTGGCAGATGGTGGAGGGACTGCCCGCTGGGCTCATCCCAAGGTGGATATATCTGCTGCAGCATGACTTTGGTGAGTTTGTTGCCAACTCCACCCTGATAGAGGTGCTGGTCACCACCCATCTGCTCGCCCTCATATCCACGGTGGCAATCTTCCTGTTCGTGGTGTTCGCAGAGAGCACCCGCATCGAGATTCCCCTTGCCCATGCGGCCGTCAGGGGGGCCAGGGGAAGGTTCCCTGTGAAGCTGATATACGCCAGCGTGCTGCCCATGATTCTGGTGAGGGCACTGCAGGCCAACATCCAGCTGTTCGGCACGGTGCTCTCATCGAGGGGCATCAACGTGCTTGGAGAGTATGTGCTCACGCCCGGAGGGGGCTCGTATCCTGTACCGGGCTCCATAATGTACTACCTCAACCCCATCCATGGTCCGAGCGACTGGATTCCATCGTTGGTGGTGCACAACGAGACGGTTGGCCAGATTGCGCTGAGGCTCGGCGTGGATGCCTTCCTGCTCGTGGTCGGAGGCATAATATTCTCCATATTCTGGGTGGAGACAACGGGAATGGGCGCGAAGAATGTGGCTCAGAACATCCACATGTCTGGAATGCAGATTCCGGGCTACAGACGCAGCATTGGCTCCATCGAGAGGGTGATGAGACGGTACATCCCGAAGGTGACTGTGCTGGGTGGAGCCACCATAGGTGTGCTCACACTGGGTGCGAGCATGCTGGGCACGCTGGGAGGCGTGGGAGGCACGGGGCTGCTGCTCACGGTGTCCATTGTGTATCGACTGTACGAGGACATAGCCTCTGAGCAGATGATGGAGATGCACCCCATGCTCAGACAGTTCTTTGGGAGGGAGAAATGA
- a CDS encoding adenylate kinase, translating to MRLVMFGAPGAGKGTQAKRLSEHLGVPHISTGDMLRENIEQRTELGRAARSYMDRGELVPDDIINGMVRVRLEESDCEHGFILDGYPRTIPQAEALDRMLGEMGIELDAVFDLEVPDEEIVRRLSGRRVCRQCGASYHVVFNPPKQPGVCDVCGGQLYQREDDTEEAVLNRIAVYKRKTKPLLEYYTRRGLMRTVDGTGSIDEIFGRLLGLLPGGK from the coding sequence ATGAGGCTCGTGATGTTTGGAGCCCCTGGGGCTGGAAAAGGCACACAGGCAAAGAGGCTTTCAGAGCATCTGGGCGTGCCTCACATCTCCACAGGGGATATGCTTCGGGAAAACATCGAGCAGCGCACAGAGCTTGGCAGGGCTGCCAGGAGCTACATGGACAGGGGAGAGCTCGTGCCAGACGACATCATAAATGGTATGGTGAGGGTGCGGCTTGAAGAGAGCGATTGTGAGCATGGTTTCATCCTCGATGGCTATCCCAGAACAATTCCACAGGCTGAGGCGCTCGATCGCATGCTCGGTGAGATGGGCATTGAGCTGGATGCTGTGTTCGACCTCGAGGTTCCAGATGAGGAGATTGTGAGGAGGCTTTCTGGAAGGAGAGTGTGCAGGCAATGTGGTGCGAGCTATCATGTGGTTTTCAACCCCCCAAAGCAGCCCGGCGTGTGCGATGTGTGCGGTGGGCAGCTCTATCAGCGAGAGGATGACACGGAAGAAGCGGTACTCAACCGCATCGCAGTGTACAAGCGAAAGACCAAGCCCCTGCTCGAGTACTATACGAGGCGGGGTTTGATGAGGACTGTGGATGGCACTGGCTCAATCGATGAGATATTCGGCAGGCTCTTGGGCTTGCTGCCTGGAGGCAAGTAG
- a CDS encoding 50S ribosomal protein L6 — protein MGKEIRKTIPIPEGVMVKKEGNVLTVSGELGTLTREFTYPNIVVDVQQDEVVVDTRVPRRIYKAMVGTFASHIQNMIKGVREGYRYELKVVFSHFPIQLSVEEGRVVIQNFLGERSPRYASIVGDTNVEISGDRVIVSGINKEDVGQTAANIEQATRIKRLDPRVFQDGVYIVAKGE, from the coding sequence ATGGGCAAGGAGATAAGAAAGACCATACCCATCCCAGAGGGAGTGATGGTGAAAAAGGAAGGCAATGTGCTCACTGTGAGCGGGGAGCTTGGAACCCTCACGAGGGAGTTCACATATCCCAACATCGTGGTGGATGTTCAGCAGGATGAGGTGGTGGTGGACACCCGCGTCCCAAGGCGCATCTACAAGGCGATGGTGGGCACGTTCGCATCCCACATCCAGAACATGATCAAGGGAGTGCGTGAGGGATACAGGTACGAGCTCAAGGTCGTGTTCTCCCACTTCCCAATCCAGCTCTCTGTGGAGGAGGGCAGGGTGGTAATCCAGAACTTCCTTGGTGAGCGAAGCCCAAGATATGCCTCAATCGTCGGGGACACCAATGTGGAGATTTCGGGAGATCGTGTGATTGTGAGCGGGATAAACAAGGAGGATGTTGGCCAGACAGCCGCCAACATCGAGCAGGCGACACGCATCAAGCGGCTCGACCCGAGGGTGTTTCAGGACGGAGTATACATCGTGGCGAAGGGTGAATGA
- a CDS encoding 50S ribosomal protein L32e yields MSDTVERMLNIRRRQKASKPKFRRYGWRTKAKLSSAWRRPRGLHNKLRQHIRAKGRVVRVGFGSPRIVRGYHPSGVQEVLVHNPSMLDSVDGSTQAVRIAGGVGRKKRLEIQRRAAELGIRVLNPVEEPVEGEAGEDND; encoded by the coding sequence ATGAGCGACACTGTAGAGAGAATGCTCAACATCCGCAGGCGACAGAAGGCGAGCAAGCCCAAGTTCAGAAGGTACGGATGGCGCACCAAGGCAAAGCTCTCCAGCGCTTGGAGAAGGCCCAGAGGGCTGCACAACAAGCTGAGACAGCACATAAGAGCAAAGGGAAGGGTTGTGCGCGTTGGCTTTGGCTCGCCACGCATTGTGAGGGGCTATCATCCCTCTGGGGTGCAGGAGGTGCTCGTGCACAACCCATCCATGCTCGATTCCGTGGATGGGAGCACACAGGCCGTTCGAATCGCTGGAGGGGTGGGGCGCAAGAAGAGACTTGAGATACAGAGAAGGGCAGCCGAGCTTGGAATAAGGGTGTTGAATCCCGTTGAGGAGCCAGTAGAAGGGGAGGCAGGTGAGGACAATGACTGA
- a CDS encoding 50S ribosomal protein L18, which produces MATGPGYRVPFRRRREGRTNYRKRLALLLSNKPRMVVRKSNRDVLIQLVEFSREGDRTVLTCSARMLRRYGAEPPFKSVPAAYLTGLLFGYRALEAGYEEAVLDIGLATSTKGGKVYAAVKGALDAGLHVPCDEEMFPDETRLRGEHIRDYRGVDVPSVVETVKQNILKEYGDGR; this is translated from the coding sequence ATGGCCACAGGACCGGGATATAGAGTTCCGTTCAGGAGGAGAAGGGAGGGCAGGACGAACTACAGAAAGAGGCTCGCCCTGCTGCTTTCCAACAAGCCAAGGATGGTGGTCAGAAAGAGCAACAGGGATGTGCTCATCCAGCTCGTGGAGTTCTCCCGAGAGGGTGATCGCACTGTGCTCACATGCAGTGCGCGCATGCTCAGGAGGTATGGGGCTGAGCCTCCATTTAAGAGCGTTCCAGCCGCCTATCTCACAGGGCTGCTGTTTGGATACAGGGCTCTTGAGGCAGGATATGAGGAGGCGGTGCTCGACATAGGGCTTGCCACCTCCACAAAGGGTGGAAAGGTGTACGCTGCCGTGAAGGGAGCACTGGATGCTGGTCTGCACGTGCCCTGCGATGAAGAGATGTTCCCAGATGAGACGAGGCTCAGGGGCGAGCACATACGGGACTATCGTGGGGTGGACGTGCCCTCGGTGGTCGAGACCGTAAAACAGAATATATTGAAGGAGTACGGTGATGGTCGATGA
- a CDS encoding 50S ribosomal protein L19e, whose protein sequence is MTDLRVQKRMAASLLGVGEGRVWIDPEEAEEVSKAITRQDVRELIEKGIIKRKPVQGISRVRARALAAKRAYGHRKGPGSRKGAKGARAPRKEQWIKRIRAQRRLLSELRDSGKLTRSEYRMLYRKSKGGEFRSTAHLRTYIETHIAERSE, encoded by the coding sequence ATGACTGACCTCAGAGTGCAAAAGAGGATGGCTGCAAGCCTGCTTGGTGTGGGCGAGGGCAGGGTATGGATAGACCCCGAGGAGGCTGAAGAGGTCTCCAAGGCAATCACCAGGCAGGATGTGCGCGAGCTCATAGAGAAAGGAATAATCAAAAGAAAGCCAGTGCAGGGCATCAGCAGGGTGAGGGCAAGAGCTCTTGCTGCAAAGCGGGCGTATGGACACCGGAAGGGGCCTGGCTCGAGAAAGGGTGCGAAGGGCGCGAGAGCTCCCCGCAAGGAGCAGTGGATAAAGCGTATAAGGGCCCAGAGACGGCTGCTCTCAGAGCTCAGAGACAGTGGAAAGCTTACGAGGTCTGAATACCGCATGCTGTACAGAAAGTCAAAGGGTGGGGAGTTCAGGAGCACTGCCCATCTCAGAACATATATAGAGACGCACATCGCTGAGCGGAGTGAGTGA
- a CDS encoding uL15m family ribosomal protein, whose translation MQIKKFRGTRTCGGGTHKNRRGAGNRGGRGGAGDNKHHFVKNLLAGMRRGKHGFKRPMAVSRPTHTINVGELEQLVHALMATGAPSHVVNTEEEPVRVNVGSLGFDKVLGSGRMSTPMVVVAREFSASAIEKIEAAGGRAVFEE comes from the coding sequence ATGCAGATCAAGAAGTTCAGGGGCACGAGAACGTGTGGCGGTGGCACCCATAAGAACCGCAGGGGTGCTGGCAACAGAGGTGGAAGAGGCGGCGCAGGAGATAACAAGCATCACTTCGTGAAGAACCTCCTCGCGGGCATGAGAAGGGGGAAGCATGGATTTAAGCGCCCCATGGCGGTGTCGAGACCCACCCACACGATTAATGTGGGGGAGCTCGAGCAGCTCGTGCATGCCCTCATGGCTACTGGTGCACCCTCCCATGTGGTGAACACAGAGGAAGAGCCCGTAAGGGTGAACGTTGGTTCACTCGGGTTCGACAAGGTGCTGGGCTCTGGAAGAATGAGCACCCCAATGGTTGTGGTGGCACGGGAGTTCTCTGCCTCCGCCATCGAGAAGATAGAGGCAGCAGGTGGTAGGGCAGTGTTTGAGGAGTGA
- a CDS encoding 30S ribosomal protein S5 codes for MSGIRGGRRARGPGAEEIDLSEWKPRTRLGRLVASGEIASIDDALLSGLPLREPEIVDMLLPGLADEVLEVNMVQRMTDSGRRVKFRVTVVVGNSDGYVGVGHGKDVQVGPAIRKGIENAKLNLIKVKRGCGSWECACGTEHSVPFDVVGKCGSVRVKLLPAPQGLGIAAAPTARKVLEMAGIKDVWTRTTGETRTTINFAKATFDALRKVNLMKTPDRIHVGVREGEE; via the coding sequence ATGAGTGGTATCAGGGGTGGCAGGAGAGCCAGAGGTCCCGGTGCAGAGGAGATTGACCTATCAGAGTGGAAGCCAAGGACAAGGCTCGGCAGGCTGGTTGCCTCTGGAGAGATTGCGAGCATTGACGATGCGCTGCTCTCTGGGCTTCCCCTGCGGGAGCCAGAGATTGTGGACATGCTGCTGCCAGGGCTTGCCGATGAGGTCCTCGAGGTGAACATGGTCCAGAGGATGACCGACTCTGGAAGACGCGTGAAGTTCAGGGTGACCGTGGTGGTGGGAAACTCGGATGGCTACGTGGGCGTGGGCCATGGCAAGGATGTGCAGGTGGGTCCAGCCATCAGGAAGGGCATAGAGAACGCCAAGCTCAACCTCATCAAGGTAAAGAGGGGCTGTGGCTCGTGGGAGTGTGCATGTGGAACAGAGCACTCGGTCCCGTTCGATGTGGTGGGTAAGTGCGGCAGTGTGAGGGTAAAGCTGCTTCCCGCTCCTCAGGGGCTTGGAATAGCCGCCGCTCCCACTGCACGCAAGGTTCTCGAGATGGCGGGCATCAAAGACGTGTGGACGCGCACCACTGGGGAGACGAGGACCACCATCAACTTTGCCAAGGCCACATTCGACGCACTTCGCAAGGTCAATTTAATGAAAACCCCAGACAGGATACATGTGGGCGTGAGAGAGGGTGAGGAGTGA
- a CDS encoding 50S ribosomal protein L30, with the protein MYAVVRLRSTIKTKPDIRTTLKLLNLTRNNHCTLVQDTPHYRGMLQVVKDYVAYGEVDADIIEELLTHRGELVGGRRLTDEYLREHTPFSSIRELAEKLSADEIRLKDVPNLKPVLRLHPPRKGHRGIKRTYQQGGELGYHGKAIAELLHRMR; encoded by the coding sequence ATGTACGCAGTGGTTAGGCTCAGAAGCACCATAAAGACCAAGCCAGACATCAGGACCACTCTCAAGTTACTCAACCTCACGAGGAACAACCACTGCACGCTGGTGCAGGACACTCCCCACTACAGGGGAATGCTTCAGGTGGTGAAGGACTACGTGGCATACGGTGAGGTGGATGCAGACATTATCGAGGAGCTGCTCACTCACAGGGGTGAGCTCGTCGGGGGCAGGAGGCTCACCGATGAGTATCTGAGGGAGCACACACCTTTCTCTTCCATCAGGGAGCTCGCAGAGAAGCTCTCCGCAGATGAGATCAGACTGAAGGATGTTCCCAACCTGAAGCCCGTGCTGCGCCTTCACCCACCCCGCAAGGGACACAGGGGCATCAAGAGGACGTATCAGCAGGGTGGGGAGCTCGGCTATCATGGAAAGGCTATTGCCGAGCTGCTTCACAGGATGAGGTGA